The Lycium barbarum isolate Lr01 chromosome 12, ASM1917538v2, whole genome shotgun sequence genome includes a region encoding these proteins:
- the LOC132622143 gene encoding transcription factor bHLH144 yields MQSNYQFSPEKPFVSLEDQAAGGNIFDIPAPSVFGTMELPTGLRSSVPFHGFEFQSSEACPKNFIIFDQTDYRSQIMYHPAMASKFPYPDLNYNATCFQHGMEKKIAIANNENTEVSSSYLKEDSADINALLSLEEEEHEEYDDEEVSTARTDANYGSSSPESYSNYDCQSKKSRTSSSFRKSSGSSTSNCSERKRRKLKKMVKALKGIVPGASRMNTVTVLDEAVRYLKSLKVEVQKLGVENLKTFA; encoded by the coding sequence ATGCAGAGTAACTATCAATTTTCCCCTGAAAAGCCTTTTGTCTCTCTGGAAGACCAAGCAGCTGGTGGTAACATATTCGATATTCCTGCTCCATCAGTCTTTGGTACAATGGAACTTCCCACTGGTTTGAGATCTTCTGTGCCCTTTCATGGTTTCGAATTTCAGTCCTCTGAGGCATGTCCAAAGAATTTCATCATCTTTGATCAGACTGATTACCGGAGCCAGATCATGTACCACCCTGCCATGGCTTCCAAGTTTCCATATCCTGATTTGAATTATAATGCAACTTGCTTCCAACACGGGATGGAGAAAAAAATTGCAATTGCAAATAATGAGAATACAGAAGTTTCTTCTTCGTATCTGAAGGAAGATTCAGCTGATATAAATGCATTACTCAGCTTGGAAGAGGAAGAACACGAGGAATATGACGATGAAGAGGTCAGCACCGCACGCACCGATGCAAACTATGGAAGCAGTTCCCCTGAATCGTACTCCAACTACGATTGTCAATCCAAAAAGAGCAGGACCTCTTCTTCTTTCAGGAAGTCTTCTGGCAGTAGTACTAGCAATTGCAGTGAGAGAAAACGCCGGAAACTTAAGAAGATGGTCAAGGCCTTAAAGGGAATTGTCCCTGGTGCCAGCAGGATGAATACTGTCACCGTTCTTGATGAAGCTGTCAGATACCTCAAGTCACTTAAGGTGGAAGTTCAGAAGCTTGGAGTTGAAAATTTGAAGACATTTGCTTGA